The following are encoded together in the Geobacter sulfurreducens PCA genome:
- a CDS encoding rod shape-determining protein, with product MLKIFDSLFGLFSNDLAIDLGTANTLVYLKGKGIVVREPSVVAVQKTNMGQQKVLAVGMEAKKMLGRTPGNITAIRPMKDGVIADFDITEEMLRYFIHKVHNRKTLVRPRIVICVPSGITQVEKRAVKESAESAGAREVYLIEEPMAAAIGAGLPITEASGNMIVDIGGGTTEVAVISLAGIVLTKSVRVGGDKMDEAIVQYIKRKYNLLIGDRMAEIIKIEIGEAYAAGEMRTMEVKGRDLVSGIPKTTEINSDEIREALSEPVNAIVDAVKICLERTPPELAADIVDRGIFLAGGGALLRNLDMLLREETGLPVFIADDPLSCVVLGSGKVLDELNLLRRVAVSS from the coding sequence ATGCTCAAGATATTCGACAGCCTTTTCGGCTTGTTTTCCAATGACCTGGCAATCGACCTCGGCACCGCCAACACCCTCGTTTACCTGAAGGGGAAGGGGATCGTGGTGCGTGAGCCGTCCGTCGTGGCGGTGCAGAAGACCAATATGGGCCAGCAGAAGGTGCTGGCGGTGGGGATGGAAGCCAAGAAGATGCTCGGCCGCACGCCGGGCAACATCACCGCCATCCGCCCCATGAAGGACGGCGTCATCGCCGATTTCGACATCACCGAGGAGATGCTCCGCTACTTCATCCATAAGGTTCACAACCGCAAGACCCTGGTTCGTCCCCGGATCGTCATCTGCGTTCCCTCGGGGATCACCCAGGTGGAGAAGCGGGCCGTCAAGGAGTCGGCCGAGTCGGCCGGCGCCCGTGAAGTCTATCTGATCGAGGAGCCCATGGCGGCAGCCATCGGCGCAGGCCTTCCCATTACCGAGGCGAGCGGCAACATGATCGTCGATATCGGCGGCGGCACCACCGAGGTGGCGGTCATCTCGCTGGCAGGCATCGTGCTCACCAAGTCGGTACGGGTCGGCGGCGACAAGATGGACGAGGCCATTGTCCAGTACATCAAGCGCAAGTACAATCTCCTCATCGGCGACCGCATGGCCGAGATCATCAAGATCGAGATCGGCGAAGCCTATGCCGCCGGCGAGATGCGGACCATGGAGGTCAAGGGGCGGGACCTGGTGTCCGGCATTCCCAAGACCACTGAGATCAATTCGGACGAGATTCGTGAGGCCCTGTCCGAGCCGGTCAATGCCATCGTGGACGCCGTCAAGATCTGCCTTGAGCGGACCCCCCCCGAGCTTGCCGCCGATATCGTGGACCGGGGAATCTTCCTGGCCGGCGGCGGTGCCCTTCTGCGTAACCTGGACATGCTCCTGCGCGAAGAGACGGGGCTGCCGGTCTTCATCGCCGACGACCCTCTCTCCTGCGTCGTTCTCGGTTCCGGCAAGGTTCTCGACGAGCTGAACCTGCTCCGCCGGGTCGCCGTCAGCTCCTGA
- a CDS encoding phosphoribosylaminoimidazolesuccinocarboxamide synthase — MAELVLKTDFPDLKLAGRGKVRDIYDLGDALLIVTTDRISAFDVIMNEAIPDKGYVLTQISSFWFRQMEDIIPNHIISTDVKDFPAECQKYAAQLEGRSMLVKKAKPLPVECIVRGYISGSGWKDYKATGAICGITLPAGLVESDKLEEPIFTPSTKAELGEHDENISFDKCVELIGRELAEKIRDVTIAIYKRARDIADTKGIIIADTKFEYGIYNGELIIIDECMTPDSSRFWPKDSYKPGGAQPSFDKQFLRDYLETLDWGKTAPAPPLPEEIVRKTGEKYMEALVRLTGKGK; from the coding sequence ATGGCAGAACTGGTGCTCAAGACCGATTTCCCCGACCTGAAACTTGCCGGCCGCGGCAAGGTACGCGACATTTACGATCTGGGCGACGCGCTGCTCATCGTCACCACCGACCGGATCTCGGCCTTCGACGTCATCATGAACGAGGCGATTCCCGACAAGGGGTACGTCCTCACCCAGATATCCTCTTTCTGGTTCCGCCAGATGGAGGACATCATCCCCAACCACATCATCTCCACCGACGTGAAGGACTTCCCGGCCGAGTGCCAGAAGTATGCGGCCCAGCTCGAAGGCCGTTCCATGCTGGTCAAGAAGGCCAAGCCCCTGCCGGTGGAATGCATCGTGCGCGGCTACATCTCCGGCTCCGGCTGGAAGGACTACAAGGCCACCGGCGCCATCTGCGGCATCACGCTCCCGGCCGGCCTCGTGGAATCCGACAAGCTGGAGGAGCCCATCTTCACCCCCTCCACCAAGGCGGAACTGGGTGAGCATGACGAGAACATCTCCTTCGACAAGTGCGTGGAGCTGATCGGGCGTGAACTGGCCGAAAAGATCCGCGACGTCACCATCGCCATCTACAAGCGGGCCCGGGACATCGCCGACACCAAAGGAATCATCATCGCCGACACCAAGTTCGAGTACGGCATCTACAACGGCGAACTGATCATCATCGACGAGTGCATGACCCCGGACTCCTCGCGCTTCTGGCCCAAGGACAGCTACAAGCCGGGCGGCGCCCAGCCCTCCTTTGACAAGCAGTTCCTGCGGGACTACCTGGAGACCCTCGACTGGGGCAAAACCGCGCCGGCGCCGCCCCTGCCCGAGGAAATCGTCCGCAAGACCGGCGAGAAGTACATGGAAGCCCTGGTCCGTCTCACCGGAAAAGGCAAGTAA
- a CDS encoding YaeQ family protein gives MALPSTVHRAVVQLSHVDRGIYETLQTTLARHPSETAERVVLRLLAFALWYEPELTFTKGICAGDEPDLWCKGPDGRVTLWVEVGTPDPERLLKACRHAERVVLLACGPARFRWDDQHLARLTGVPNLSVLGIDHAVVAQLAAGLERNISWELTVTDGTLYLTTGGETLEAVLESLAGSAPAAG, from the coding sequence ATGGCCCTGCCATCCACAGTCCATCGCGCCGTCGTCCAGCTTTCGCACGTGGACCGCGGCATCTACGAGACCCTACAGACCACCCTTGCCCGGCATCCGTCCGAGACGGCGGAGCGGGTCGTCTTGAGGCTGCTTGCCTTTGCCCTCTGGTACGAGCCTGAGCTGACCTTCACCAAGGGGATCTGCGCGGGAGACGAGCCCGACCTGTGGTGCAAGGGGCCCGATGGCCGGGTGACGCTCTGGGTCGAGGTTGGTACGCCTGACCCGGAGCGGCTGCTGAAAGCGTGTCGCCATGCGGAGCGGGTCGTTCTCCTGGCCTGCGGCCCCGCCAGGTTCCGTTGGGACGATCAGCACCTGGCACGGCTGACCGGGGTCCCGAACCTGAGCGTTCTGGGGATCGATCATGCCGTGGTCGCCCAACTTGCAGCCGGGCTGGAACGGAACATCTCCTGGGAGCTGACCGTTACCGACGGCACCCTCTACCTGACAACGGGGGGAGAGACCCTGGAGGCCGTCCTGGAATCGCTGGCCGGTTCGGCCCCGGCCGCCGGCTGA
- a CDS encoding peptidylprolyl isomerase, which produces MLGIMRKYKQSPVIKVVFGVIVLSFIGTIFLVWGKGEGKLTPSSYAVKVDRTKISYEEFQRTYYRLRDIYVQLYGPALTPDLEKQLNVKKQALDTLVEGALVRNAARDMGIKVSKDDVQQAIAAMPSFQVNGAFSFNQYVQVLKANRIAPKEFEEGQKDELMIKKAQDQIKSRATVSDDEARELFRKRNDRLAISYVSYSPDDVKAEIKLTDQELTDFLAKNQNDFKTPEKISITYVMVDPLKVGGLEVSEADIQAWYQKNIDRYQGPAGILPLAEVKEKVREDARRFKAGQHAYELAAAAINKNKATGDIGAVARALGAKTEETALFTAQQPAPALAGETELIRRAFILKEGELGGPVETKKGIYLIKIKERKPAEVPPLAQIRAQVEEKAKTAKAVDLAKKKAEEAQAKLAKGDSTGLTLRDSGPFAFDAKGNIPTVGASPELMEAAFKLTTAAPAPKEPIRVGARWIAFRLKERTELNAANFAAQKEKIKQEILPRKQDDEYRKWIEELRSKAKIEINPALKDI; this is translated from the coding sequence ATGCTCGGCATCATGAGGAAGTACAAGCAGTCCCCCGTCATCAAGGTGGTCTTCGGCGTCATCGTTCTCTCCTTCATCGGAACCATCTTCCTGGTCTGGGGCAAGGGAGAAGGCAAGCTGACTCCTTCCAGCTACGCCGTCAAGGTCGACAGGACCAAAATCAGCTACGAGGAATTTCAGCGGACCTACTACCGGCTGCGCGACATTTATGTCCAGCTCTACGGTCCCGCCCTCACCCCCGACCTGGAAAAACAGCTCAACGTCAAGAAGCAGGCCCTCGACACCCTCGTCGAAGGTGCGCTCGTTCGCAACGCCGCCCGGGATATGGGAATCAAGGTCAGCAAGGATGATGTTCAGCAGGCCATCGCCGCCATGCCCTCGTTCCAGGTGAACGGAGCCTTCAGCTTCAACCAGTACGTACAGGTCCTCAAAGCCAACAGGATTGCGCCCAAGGAGTTCGAAGAGGGGCAGAAGGATGAGCTGATGATCAAGAAGGCCCAGGACCAGATCAAATCCCGGGCCACGGTGAGCGACGACGAGGCGCGCGAGCTTTTCCGCAAGCGCAACGACCGGCTCGCGATTTCCTATGTATCCTACTCCCCCGACGACGTGAAGGCGGAGATCAAGCTCACCGACCAGGAGCTTACCGACTTTCTCGCCAAGAACCAGAACGACTTCAAGACCCCCGAGAAGATCAGCATCACCTACGTGATGGTCGATCCCCTGAAGGTGGGTGGCCTTGAGGTGAGTGAGGCCGATATCCAGGCCTGGTACCAGAAGAACATCGACCGCTACCAGGGACCTGCAGGCATCCTTCCGCTGGCCGAGGTCAAGGAGAAGGTCCGGGAGGACGCCCGGCGCTTCAAGGCCGGTCAGCACGCTTACGAACTGGCCGCCGCCGCTATCAACAAGAACAAGGCAACCGGCGACATCGGCGCCGTGGCCCGGGCCCTGGGCGCCAAGACGGAAGAGACCGCCCTGTTCACGGCCCAGCAGCCCGCACCCGCCCTGGCCGGCGAAACAGAGCTGATCCGCCGGGCCTTCATCCTCAAGGAGGGCGAACTGGGTGGCCCTGTGGAAACGAAAAAGGGAATCTACCTGATCAAGATCAAGGAGCGCAAACCCGCCGAAGTGCCGCCGCTGGCCCAGATTCGCGCCCAGGTCGAAGAGAAGGCCAAGACAGCGAAGGCAGTGGATCTGGCGAAGAAGAAAGCCGAAGAGGCCCAGGCAAAGCTGGCCAAAGGCGATTCGACCGGCCTCACGCTCCGGGATTCCGGCCCCTTCGCCTTCGACGCCAAGGGGAACATCCCCACGGTGGGCGCCTCGCCGGAGCTCATGGAAGCAGCCTTCAAACTCACCACCGCGGCGCCGGCACCCAAGGAGCCGATCCGGGTAGGCGCCCGCTGGATTGCCTTCCGCCTCAAGGAACGCACCGAGCTGAACGCCGCCAACTTTGCGGCGCAAAAGGAAAAGATCAAGCAGGAGATCCTGCCGCGCAAGCAGGACGACGAATATCGCAAATGGATCGAAGAGCTTCGGAGCAAGGCGAAGATCGAGATCAACCCCGCCCTCAAGGACATTTGA
- a CDS encoding ABC-F family ATP-binding cassette domain-containing protein, translating to MIHLSNITKQHGNQLLFRDASFQILPGSRTGLVGPNGAGKTTIFRIITGEEEVDAGEITCAKRTSIGYFSQDVGEMAGRTALEEVMAVSAETVRLAAELKEMEAAMAEPMDDDAMAALLERYGTAMEEFEHRGGYDLDTRARTILTGLGIGPDRYDHPVESFSGGWKMRIALAGILTLQPDVLLLDEPTNHLDVESIIWLEEWLAGEFTGALLMTSHDRDFMNRIVTRIIEVADKTVTTYGGNYDFYERERDIRREQLLASHKRQQEMLAKEEEFIARFAARASHAAQVQSRVKKLEKIDRIEIPPEERVIRFEFNDPPRSGDDVAVFNGLAKSWSLPGGGEKSVFSGVSGVIRRQNKIAVVGVNGAGKSTFLKVLAGRTEPTDGSVALGANVSLGYFSQHAMELLDPKKTVFETVQDAMPLATIGVIRNLLGAFLFSGDAVDKRIENLSGGEKSRVVLATLLARPLNFLVLDEPTNHLDIRSREILLDALQNFTGTVVLVSHDRHFLRLLVDRVFEIDHGEMRIYEGNYGYYLEKSQQLHLAAC from the coding sequence ATGATCCATCTTTCGAACATCACCAAACAACACGGCAACCAGCTTCTGTTCCGCGACGCCAGCTTCCAGATCCTTCCCGGCAGCCGCACCGGCCTGGTGGGCCCCAACGGCGCCGGCAAGACGACCATCTTCCGGATCATCACCGGCGAGGAGGAGGTGGACGCCGGCGAGATCACCTGCGCCAAGCGGACCTCCATCGGCTATTTTTCGCAGGACGTGGGGGAAATGGCCGGCCGCACGGCTCTGGAGGAGGTCATGGCGGTCTCGGCCGAGACCGTGCGCCTGGCGGCGGAGCTGAAGGAGATGGAGGCGGCCATGGCCGAGCCCATGGACGATGATGCCATGGCGGCCCTGCTGGAGCGGTACGGCACCGCCATGGAGGAGTTCGAGCACCGGGGCGGTTACGACCTGGACACCCGGGCGCGGACGATTCTGACCGGGCTCGGCATCGGCCCGGACCGTTACGACCATCCGGTGGAGTCCTTCAGCGGCGGCTGGAAGATGCGCATTGCCCTGGCCGGCATTCTGACCCTGCAACCCGATGTGCTGCTCCTGGACGAGCCCACCAACCACCTGGACGTGGAGTCGATTATCTGGCTCGAAGAGTGGCTGGCCGGAGAGTTCACGGGCGCACTGCTCATGACGAGCCACGACCGGGACTTCATGAACCGGATCGTGACACGCATTATCGAAGTGGCCGATAAGACCGTCACCACCTACGGCGGCAATTACGATTTCTACGAGCGGGAGCGGGACATCCGCCGCGAGCAGCTGCTGGCCAGCCACAAGCGGCAGCAGGAGATGCTGGCCAAGGAAGAGGAGTTCATTGCCCGCTTCGCGGCCCGGGCATCCCATGCGGCCCAGGTCCAGTCACGGGTGAAGAAGCTCGAAAAGATAGATCGGATCGAGATTCCTCCCGAGGAACGGGTGATCCGGTTCGAGTTCAACGACCCCCCTCGCAGCGGCGACGACGTGGCCGTGTTCAACGGGCTCGCCAAGAGCTGGAGCCTGCCGGGAGGCGGCGAAAAATCAGTCTTCAGCGGCGTGTCCGGCGTGATCCGCCGCCAGAACAAGATCGCCGTGGTTGGGGTCAATGGCGCCGGCAAGTCCACCTTCCTCAAGGTCCTGGCCGGCCGGACCGAGCCCACCGACGGCAGCGTGGCCCTGGGCGCCAATGTGTCCCTGGGCTACTTCAGCCAGCACGCCATGGAACTGCTCGATCCGAAAAAGACCGTATTCGAGACCGTGCAGGACGCCATGCCCCTGGCGACCATCGGCGTGATCCGCAACCTGCTGGGGGCCTTTCTCTTCTCGGGCGATGCGGTGGACAAGCGCATCGAGAATCTCTCCGGCGGCGAGAAAAGCCGGGTGGTGCTGGCCACGCTCCTGGCCCGGCCCCTCAATTTCCTGGTGCTGGACGAGCCGACCAACCACCTGGATATCCGTTCGCGGGAGATTCTGCTGGACGCGCTGCAGAACTTTACCGGAACCGTGGTGCTGGTGAGCCATGACCGCCACTTCCTCCGGCTGCTGGTGGACCGGGTGTTCGAGATCGATCATGGTGAAATGCGGATCTACGAAGGGAATTACGGCTACTATCTCGAAAAATCGCAGCAGCTGCACCTGGCGGCCTGCTGA
- the gmhA gene encoding D-sedoheptulose 7-phosphate isomerase encodes MIDDITAQLRAGRQVLEALERELAGRIASFAELLADSLAGGRKLLVMGNGGSAADAQHFAAEIVGRFKLERRGLPAVALTTDTSILTAIGNDYGFDAIFRRQVEALADEGDVVVGISTSGNSRNVQEALLLARERGCRTIGLLGRDGGSIRDIVDLDLTVPSADTPRIQEGHITIIHIVCDLVEKRLFP; translated from the coding sequence GTGATAGACGACATTACGGCACAACTGCGCGCCGGCCGACAGGTCCTGGAGGCGCTCGAACGGGAACTGGCAGGCCGCATCGCATCGTTCGCGGAGCTCCTTGCCGATTCTCTGGCAGGGGGGCGCAAGCTCCTCGTCATGGGGAACGGCGGCTCGGCTGCCGATGCCCAGCATTTCGCGGCGGAGATCGTCGGGCGCTTCAAGCTCGAGCGCCGGGGACTGCCGGCCGTGGCGCTTACCACCGATACCTCCATTCTCACCGCCATCGGCAACGACTATGGGTTCGACGCCATATTCCGCCGCCAGGTGGAAGCCCTGGCCGACGAAGGGGATGTGGTGGTGGGTATTTCCACCAGCGGCAACTCCCGCAACGTTCAGGAAGCCCTGCTCCTGGCCCGTGAGCGCGGCTGTCGTACCATCGGACTCCTGGGCCGGGACGGTGGTTCCATCCGCGATATCGTGGACCTGGATCTCACCGTGCCGAGTGCCGATACCCCCCGCATCCAGGAGGGGCACATAACCATTATTCACATCGTCTGCGACTTGGTCGAAAAGAGGCTGTTCCCATGA
- a CDS encoding HD domain-containing phosphohydrolase has protein sequence MSVSILFVDDEEHILKSLVRLFADTGMDVLRAGSAVEALSLFERHEIAVVVADNMMPGMRGVEFFSRLKNIAPKTVNILMTSYTDLPSALEAINRGEVYRFVVKPWDNDELVTMVEQSIHRYLTLSTLAREDETVIQGLAQTIELKDPYTRGHCGRVASYALMIADELRLSPQMRKDLRYGSWLHDCGKIGVPEAILNFGGPVAAREFDTIKKHPVMGAEMARQAQLPTAVVNIVLYHHERFDGEGYPHRLAGEAIPVAARIVAVADVYDALTTERPYRRAYSLQKGVEILLSMKGNALDPALVDCFVGALNKRNLLLSDCVSEDRGHG, from the coding sequence ATGAGTGTTAGTATCCTGTTTGTTGATGATGAAGAGCATATCCTTAAATCTCTGGTACGGCTTTTTGCCGACACGGGAATGGACGTGTTGCGGGCCGGGAGTGCGGTCGAGGCCCTGTCGCTCTTTGAACGGCACGAGATTGCAGTGGTCGTGGCAGACAACATGATGCCCGGTATGCGGGGCGTGGAGTTTTTCAGCCGGCTGAAAAACATTGCCCCCAAGACGGTCAATATCCTGATGACGTCCTATACCGACCTCCCCTCCGCCCTTGAGGCGATCAACCGCGGCGAGGTGTACCGGTTCGTGGTCAAACCGTGGGATAACGATGAGCTGGTGACGATGGTGGAGCAGTCAATACACCGCTATCTGACACTATCCACCCTTGCCCGTGAGGACGAGACGGTTATTCAGGGCCTTGCCCAGACCATCGAGTTGAAGGATCCCTACACCCGGGGCCACTGCGGCAGGGTTGCCTCCTACGCCCTGATGATTGCCGATGAACTGCGGCTTTCGCCGCAGATGCGCAAGGACCTCCGTTATGGCAGTTGGCTTCACGACTGCGGCAAGATCGGGGTGCCCGAGGCTATTCTCAACTTCGGCGGTCCTGTGGCGGCACGCGAGTTCGACACCATAAAGAAGCATCCTGTAATGGGTGCTGAAATGGCCAGACAGGCACAGCTGCCTACGGCAGTCGTGAATATCGTGCTTTATCACCATGAACGCTTTGACGGAGAAGGCTATCCCCATCGGCTCGCCGGAGAGGCGATTCCCGTGGCGGCACGGATCGTCGCCGTTGCCGATGTTTATGATGCGCTGACGACTGAAAGGCCCTATCGTCGAGCCTATAGTTTGCAAAAAGGAGTTGAAATCCTCCTCTCAATGAAGGGAAATGCACTTGATCCCGCACTTGTGGATTGCTTCGTGGGAGCTCTCAATAAAAGAAATTTGCTGCTGAGCGATTGTGTGAGTGAAGACCGTGGCCACGGTTGA
- a CDS encoding glycosyltransferase, which yields MCGRAVIPSIQSHGSIPMASFSVDILVPVWNRPVETRNCLVSLVESTQEARLILIDNGSDRETERLLEEFAERLGERALLLRNDITSGFVPAVNRGLSRAEAPFVVIVRNTTVVAPGWLEPLVELARARSEIGLAVPLLVLDAATSRRGRGKPDVTVTEVSHGSFAAMLIRRSLFERMGGFDEELDGDLLCLRDYSRRALAGGCLTLAAEGVPVAFRDEVLLGSPTRRRELVSASVATVDARWGREASFLVYFPAEADPEVVRARFGVLLRAARMGHRFTVAIGCKLRRAVSAAGLGSLHRSIVVEELPRFFAPSALRRIADRCAAEENDLVWVAGIDGIDLPGEMFFRPFAWLEGEVDAREEELYRREGEQNPVTAPADCVTVAISDGTRQGDERKEVAQ from the coding sequence ATGTGCGGCCGTGCCGTCATCCCCTCTATCCAGTCACACGGCAGCATTCCGATGGCATCCTTCTCCGTCGACATACTCGTTCCCGTCTGGAACCGTCCCGTTGAGACACGCAACTGTCTCGTGTCACTCGTGGAGTCCACTCAGGAAGCTCGCCTCATCCTCATCGACAATGGCAGCGACCGGGAAACCGAACGACTCCTCGAAGAGTTCGCCGAGCGGCTCGGCGAGCGGGCCCTGCTCCTGAGGAACGATATCACCAGCGGCTTTGTTCCGGCGGTGAACCGTGGCCTGTCCCGGGCCGAAGCCCCCTTCGTCGTGATCGTGCGTAATACCACAGTTGTGGCGCCCGGCTGGCTCGAGCCACTGGTGGAACTGGCGAGGGCACGGTCCGAGATTGGTCTCGCAGTTCCCCTTCTGGTGTTGGATGCCGCCACGTCGCGCCGCGGCAGGGGGAAGCCTGATGTGACGGTAACCGAGGTCTCCCACGGCTCCTTTGCGGCGATGCTGATCCGTCGTTCCCTGTTCGAGCGCATGGGCGGCTTTGACGAAGAACTGGACGGCGATCTCTTGTGTCTCAGGGACTACTCCCGCCGGGCCCTGGCCGGAGGGTGCCTGACCCTGGCAGCCGAAGGCGTGCCGGTGGCCTTTCGGGATGAGGTGCTGCTCGGCTCGCCCACGCGCCGCCGGGAGCTGGTCAGTGCCAGCGTGGCAACGGTGGATGCCCGTTGGGGCCGCGAGGCTTCGTTCCTCGTCTATTTCCCTGCCGAGGCGGACCCGGAGGTCGTGCGCGCCCGATTCGGCGTGCTGCTGCGAGCGGCCCGCATGGGCCATCGCTTCACCGTGGCGATCGGTTGTAAACTCAGGCGGGCGGTTTCTGCCGCAGGGCTCGGTTCCCTGCACCGCAGCATCGTCGTGGAGGAACTGCCGCGCTTTTTCGCCCCCTCCGCCCTCCGCAGGATCGCGGACCGCTGTGCGGCCGAGGAGAACGACCTCGTCTGGGTGGCAGGGATCGACGGCATTGATCTGCCCGGGGAAATGTTCTTTCGTCCATTCGCGTGGCTCGAGGGGGAGGTCGATGCCCGGGAAGAGGAGCTCTACCGGCGCGAAGGGGAGCAAAATCCGGTGACAGCCCCGGCCGATTGCGTTACAGTAGCAATTTCCGACGGAACCCGCCAGGGGGATGAGCGGAAGGAGGTGGCCCAGTGA